The following coding sequences lie in one Pontibacter sp. G13 genomic window:
- a CDS encoding T9SS type A sorting domain-containing protein: protein MRNFLTLLVCLLTAGTTLAQAEKQVLDPSNNGNPMQQLETPIMEPTATTQGPSQTTPVGTTVSDAVTAVKIGEASNAFTFIQVETNQVGVAYNVGTNGGAVSFIHRQNIANCGGDNGIYRYALSEDGGLSWNVGPGINTPGGTIATGCYGLGPLNPAYLQNSRYPNMMLSTMDTSATAITDLKVAYAGPVLSPSGTGWDGVVLGTAKDVTTTPVVTDEDYPYSNGNYFFAYSLVERVPGEFWFISETTVDGTAGTADVLVTKGVYNATTEEVDWSLAATLQPDHYIGYDGDPKAASWSIGFSPDGTVGYIAGVGDLVGAPDTTFSPWASYSFDSGATWSQPEEIALTAFPELSDLLQSFFIVVDSMSPTQIDTLPAGGGFPTTAFDLDMVVDKNGNPHIITVVGNAKFYDLTTHSYEFGASAYSIFSGIEMFILDVTRDQFGDWNAVPLAAQNFLRGAFGDPASGTINFDPWVQASRSEDGSYVFFSWTDTDPANSSTGNDAPDMFGIGYDIDNQLLTDVIDWTSDDNNWASQALGPKISDRALFDGNCTYTIPTVIMDLGDGDAYTAVDFWYFTDVTYDACNDFVNPAEFFFNCKSTPFTNTVNPTAPACGASDGSLTVVAGGGTPPYAFEWDANAGGGTSATVSNLAAGQYTVIVTDSNNCADVITTTLESAGAATVAIDNQTNVSCAGLTDGAASLMITGGTAPYTYLWSNGESTDSAMMLPSGPNTVEVTDSNGCVSFATVFIVEPAELSLNASGSAVDCPGDSSGTASVLATGGTPGYTYAWSNGGNTADLTGIPAGTYSVTVTDANGCTSNESAIVTGPSDFAINFQVIPNIGGTPDTYSGQIVTSVSGGTAPYTFAWVGGTTDTSGVGLSNLNQLCGATYYLTLTDANGCVTTDSVEVGVALDGVTCMTISNDPYLAGFSSISVYPNPTHGLLNLDLEMKDLQSVTVDVMNANGQIVLRHAAGVVGQLQHTLDLSNQAAGIYLVRISTPAGSVTRKVLLD from the coding sequence ATGAGAAACTTTCTTACCCTGCTGGTCTGTCTGTTGACGGCGGGAACCACACTTGCTCAAGCAGAGAAGCAAGTACTGGATCCTTCCAACAACGGAAACCCTATGCAACAGTTGGAGACTCCCATCATGGAGCCGACAGCGACCACGCAAGGGCCATCCCAGACTACGCCTGTGGGCACCACCGTTTCTGACGCAGTTACAGCTGTGAAAATTGGTGAGGCTTCCAACGCCTTTACCTTTATTCAGGTTGAGACTAATCAGGTTGGTGTTGCTTACAATGTTGGCACAAACGGAGGAGCTGTCTCCTTCATTCACCGCCAAAACATCGCCAACTGTGGTGGTGACAATGGCATTTACCGCTATGCGCTTTCTGAAGATGGCGGTTTGAGCTGGAACGTAGGCCCTGGCATCAACACGCCAGGCGGTACGATCGCAACTGGGTGCTACGGCCTCGGCCCATTGAACCCTGCGTATCTGCAAAACTCCCGTTATCCAAACATGATGTTGTCCACTATGGATACTTCTGCCACTGCAATCACCGACCTGAAGGTCGCCTATGCAGGCCCAGTATTGTCTCCAAGTGGAACAGGTTGGGATGGCGTAGTTTTGGGAACTGCCAAGGATGTGACCACTACACCTGTCGTTACCGATGAAGATTACCCTTACTCTAACGGAAACTACTTCTTTGCCTATTCTTTGGTGGAGCGTGTTCCTGGTGAATTCTGGTTCATTTCTGAGACTACAGTTGACGGTACCGCAGGTACTGCCGACGTATTGGTAACAAAGGGTGTTTACAACGCCACTACCGAGGAGGTAGATTGGAGCTTGGCTGCTACCCTGCAACCAGACCACTACATCGGATATGATGGAGATCCAAAAGCTGCTTCTTGGAGCATTGGATTTAGCCCTGACGGAACTGTAGGCTACATCGCTGGTGTTGGTGACTTGGTAGGTGCTCCTGACACCACCTTCTCTCCATGGGCTTCCTACTCTTTCGACAGTGGAGCAACTTGGAGCCAGCCAGAAGAAATCGCCTTGACTGCATTCCCAGAATTGAGCGATCTTCTCCAGAGCTTCTTCATTGTGGTTGACTCTATGAGCCCAACCCAAATCGACACCCTTCCTGCAGGTGGCGGATTCCCCACCACAGCGTTTGACTTGGACATGGTTGTAGACAAAAACGGCAATCCTCACATCATCACCGTTGTGGGTAACGCTAAGTTTTACGACTTGACCACTCATTCCTACGAGTTCGGTGCTTCTGCATACTCCATCTTCTCCGGTATCGAGATGTTCATCTTGGACGTCACTCGTGACCAATTTGGAGACTGGAATGCTGTGCCTTTGGCAGCTCAGAACTTCCTTCGAGGTGCATTTGGTGACCCAGCAAGTGGGACCATCAACTTTGACCCATGGGTTCAGGCGTCTCGTTCTGAAGATGGTAGCTACGTATTCTTCTCTTGGACGGATACAGATCCTGCCAACTCTTCCACTGGAAACGATGCTCCTGACATGTTCGGTATCGGATATGACATCGACAACCAATTGTTGACCGATGTGATCGACTGGACGAGCGACGACAACAACTGGGCTTCTCAGGCATTGGGACCAAAAATTTCCGATCGTGCACTCTTCGACGGAAACTGTACCTACACCATTCCTACCGTCATCATGGACTTGGGAGATGGAGATGCCTATACTGCAGTTGACTTCTGGTACTTCACCGATGTAACCTATGACGCGTGTAACGACTTCGTGAACCCAGCTGAATTCTTCTTCAACTGTAAGTCCACACCGTTCACCAACACCGTGAATCCTACTGCGCCTGCTTGTGGTGCTTCTGATGGATCTTTGACTGTTGTAGCAGGTGGTGGTACTCCTCCATACGCTTTCGAATGGGACGCCAACGCAGGCGGTGGAACCAGTGCTACTGTATCCAACTTGGCTGCAGGTCAATACACAGTGATTGTTACCGACAGCAACAACTGTGCTGACGTAATCACCACGACCCTCGAGAGTGCAGGCGCTGCCACTGTTGCCATCGACAACCAAACCAACGTTTCTTGCGCTGGCTTGACTGATGGTGCTGCATCTTTGATGATCACTGGTGGTACCGCTCCATACACCTACTTGTGGTCCAATGGAGAGTCTACTGACTCTGCCATGATGCTGCCTTCCGGCCCTAACACTGTGGAAGTCACCGACTCCAATGGTTGTGTTTCCTTTGCAACTGTATTCATCGTAGAGCCTGCAGAATTGTCCTTGAACGCTTCTGGTTCTGCTGTGGATTGCCCAGGTGATTCCTCTGGTACAGCTTCTGTATTGGCTACTGGTGGTACGCCCGGATACACCTACGCCTGGTCCAACGGTGGCAACACCGCAGACTTGACAGGTATCCCAGCTGGCACCTATTCTGTCACTGTTACAGACGCCAATGGATGTACTTCCAATGAGTCTGCCATTGTAACTGGTCCTAGCGATTTCGCGATCAACTTCCAGGTGATTCCGAACATCGGTGGAACTCCAGATACCTACTCTGGCCAGATCGTTACTTCTGTATCTGGAGGTACTGCGCCTTACACCTTTGCTTGGGTAGGTGGAACAACCGACACTTCCGGTGTAGGACTTTCCAACCTCAACCAATTGTGTGGTGCCACCTACTACTTGACCTTGACTGATGCCAACGGTTGTGTAACCACTGACTCTGTAGAAGTAGGAGTTGCATTGGATGGGGTTACTTGTATGACAATCTCCAACGACCCATATCTGGCAGGCTTCTCATCCATCTCTGTGTATCCTAACCCAACACATGGCTTGTTGAACTTGGATCTGGAAATGAAGGATCTACAGTCTGTTACAGTTGATGTCATGAACGCCAATGGTCAAATCGTACTCCGCCACGCTGCTGGAGTAGTAGGCCAATTGCAGCACACATTGGATCTTTCCAACCAAGCTGCCGGAATCTACTTGGTGCGTATTTCTACCCCAGCAGGTTCTGTAACCCGTAAAGTTCTTCTGGACTAA
- the metX gene encoding homoserine O-acetyltransferase: MAIFEHRAVFQLESGRSLTGFRLEYEVLGTPNSDGSNIIWVCHALTGNSMVEEWWPGLFGENKWFDPSKWCVVCANMLGSCYGSTNACESFPPGSPSFHDFPELTNRDIVRAFDLLRVELGIRRVHTLIGASMGGQQAVEWTIMNPDVFDHAVFIATNAQHSPWGIAFNETQRMAISNDPTWKEKTPHAGLEGMETARAIAMLSYRSYETYLKTQSEKDASWKDDYRASSYQRYQGKKLRKRFHAFSYWALSRAMDSHHIGRNRGAIESVLAKISTRALVIGVTSDLLFPLHEQRFMADHIPNSSFKTIESIYGHDGFLVETEQLVALLSDFYKESHQGIS; the protein is encoded by the coding sequence ATGGCGATTTTTGAGCATCGAGCAGTATTTCAACTCGAGAGTGGGCGATCCTTGACTGGGTTTCGCTTGGAATATGAAGTGTTGGGAACTCCCAATTCAGACGGATCTAATATCATCTGGGTGTGTCATGCCCTGACCGGAAATTCCATGGTCGAGGAGTGGTGGCCGGGGCTTTTTGGTGAAAATAAATGGTTTGATCCTTCGAAATGGTGTGTGGTATGCGCCAATATGCTCGGTTCCTGCTATGGTTCTACCAATGCCTGCGAATCCTTCCCTCCGGGCAGTCCCAGTTTCCATGATTTTCCGGAGCTCACCAATCGGGATATCGTCCGTGCTTTTGACTTGTTGAGAGTTGAACTTGGGATCAGGCGTGTCCATACATTGATTGGAGCGAGTATGGGAGGTCAACAAGCGGTGGAGTGGACCATCATGAATCCCGATGTTTTCGATCATGCGGTATTTATCGCCACAAATGCTCAACATTCTCCTTGGGGAATAGCATTCAATGAGACGCAGAGAATGGCCATTTCCAATGATCCCACGTGGAAGGAAAAGACTCCTCATGCTGGATTGGAAGGAATGGAAACGGCCCGGGCTATCGCGATGTTGTCCTATCGGAGTTATGAGACCTATTTGAAGACCCAGTCTGAGAAAGATGCTTCCTGGAAGGATGATTATCGTGCCTCCTCTTACCAACGATATCAGGGAAAGAAGCTCAGAAAGCGGTTTCACGCGTTTTCTTATTGGGCTTTGTCTCGGGCAATGGATTCTCATCATATCGGAAGAAACCGCGGTGCAATCGAATCCGTATTAGCCAAAATTTCTACCCGTGCTTTGGTGATAGGAGTAACTTCCGATTTGCTATTTCCACTCCATGAACAGCGCTTCATGGCCGACCACATTCCCAATTCATCTTTCAAAACCATTGAATCTATCTATGGCCATGACGGATTTCTGGTGGAGACAGAGCAATTGGTGGCTTTGTTGTCGGATTTCTATAAGGAGAGCCATCAGGGGATTTCTTGA